A window of Proteus columbae contains these coding sequences:
- a CDS encoding AraC family transcriptional regulator: MAWLNQYDHFVPEEHLASVVGIAAEMGKHDSGFHSHDRGQLLFTQSGCMRITLASRVSVLPPMRIAWIPPRVEHRVEMYASVGYRSVYISEEFHDNFPIESEILTISPLLREILERISIADFDTQWEEGRYANLLAVFFDEITQAPRQPNHLFMPKDRRLSRLSFDDLPPALQEMAKFVGASEKTITRLFYKETGLSYQQWRQQWRLMKAIELLATHHRYIDISQILGFASDSAFITFFKKMTGQTPQEYLKS, translated from the coding sequence ATGGCTTGGCTTAATCAATACGACCACTTTGTGCCAGAAGAGCATCTTGCATCAGTCGTTGGTATTGCAGCAGAAATGGGAAAGCACGACTCAGGATTTCATTCTCATGATAGAGGGCAGTTATTATTTACGCAGTCAGGATGTATGCGAATTACTTTGGCTTCCCGCGTTTCTGTATTACCTCCCATGAGGATTGCGTGGATCCCCCCAAGAGTTGAGCATCGAGTCGAAATGTATGCCTCTGTTGGATATCGTTCAGTTTATATTAGTGAAGAATTTCATGATAATTTTCCAATTGAGAGTGAAATATTAACAATTTCACCTCTTTTACGAGAAATATTAGAGCGAATTTCCATTGCTGATTTTGATACTCAATGGGAAGAAGGGCGCTATGCTAATTTATTGGCAGTTTTCTTTGATGAAATCACTCAGGCACCGCGACAACCCAATCATTTATTTATGCCTAAAGATAGACGGCTAAGTCGTTTATCCTTTGATGATTTACCGCCAGCATTACAAGAAATGGCAAAGTTCGTGGGGGCGAGTGAAAAAACGATCACACGCTTATTTTACAAAGAAACAGGATTGAGCTATCAACAATGGCGCCAACAATGGCGGTTAATGAAAGCCATTGAGTTGTTAGCTACCCATCATCGCTATATTGATATTAGCCAGATATTAGGATTTGCCAGTGATAGTGCCTTTATTACCTTTTTTAAAAAAATGACAGGGCAAACTCCGCAAGAATATTTAAAAAGCTGA
- a CDS encoding multidrug effflux MFS transporter yields the protein MNKKLSLWLAIALMMFPQIAETIYSPALTDIANGFHVSANEAGQTLSLYFFAFALGVIIWGRLCDVIGRRPTMLAGLFIYAIACIGVFMTNDFSVLLGLRMLSAFGAAVGSVGTQTIMRDVYSGDELAKVFSVMGAAIALSPAIGMLTGSLLVSYAGYQGVFSGLALLAMILLLWSTFALPESRPETVKTAPLGETAINMLKDKQIAKTVLLIAFFNISLFAYYQLAPFMFDNQGHSASTFGYSGIVLAIGVGIGSYINKALLNQHWQCENLVLLASFIALISAVGVYLLRNHISFVIPMMTSVVAYGIAIPNILATALAQYKDRLGTAGALLGLFYYLLIGGGLALAGWGQSLAITLLICSLGSLLLSFSRQTTK from the coding sequence ATGAACAAAAAACTCTCTTTATGGTTAGCAATTGCGTTAATGATGTTTCCACAAATTGCAGAAACCATTTATAGCCCAGCACTTACTGATATTGCAAACGGCTTTCATGTCAGTGCAAACGAGGCTGGACAAACACTTTCGCTCTATTTCTTTGCGTTTGCATTGGGCGTCATTATATGGGGTCGATTATGTGATGTCATTGGCCGTCGTCCGACAATGTTAGCTGGGTTGTTTATTTATGCTATTGCTTGCATTGGCGTTTTTATGACCAACGACTTTTCTGTATTACTTGGGCTGCGCATGCTCTCTGCTTTTGGTGCTGCGGTAGGCTCAGTCGGCACACAAACCATTATGCGTGATGTGTACAGTGGTGATGAACTGGCTAAAGTTTTCTCTGTTATGGGGGCAGCTATCGCTCTAAGCCCAGCAATTGGAATGCTAACTGGTTCATTATTAGTGAGTTATGCTGGTTATCAAGGTGTATTTAGTGGCCTTGCCCTCCTTGCTATGATTTTACTGTTATGGAGTACTTTTGCTTTACCTGAAAGTCGCCCTGAAACAGTAAAAACAGCACCGTTAGGAGAAACTGCAATAAACATGCTTAAGGATAAGCAAATTGCTAAAACAGTATTATTAATTGCCTTTTTTAATATCAGCCTATTTGCTTATTATCAATTGGCTCCTTTTATGTTTGATAATCAAGGTCATAGCGCAAGTACTTTTGGCTATAGTGGTATTGTGTTAGCAATAGGTGTGGGCATAGGTTCTTATATTAATAAAGCCTTATTAAACCAGCATTGGCAATGTGAAAACTTAGTATTACTCGCGAGTTTTATTGCGTTGATAAGTGCAGTCGGTGTTTATTTATTACGTAATCACATTAGCTTTGTTATTCCAATGATGACCAGTGTTGTGGCTTATGGCATTGCTATTCCAAATATATTAGCCACAGCATTAGCACAATATAAAGATCGTTTAGGCACTGCGGGGGCATTATTAGGTTTATTCTACTATCTATTAATTGGTGGCGGGCTTGCTCTTGCGGGATGGGGTCAAAGTTTAGCGATTACTTTACTGATTTGTAGTCTAGGTTCATTGCTACTCTCTTTTTCTCGTCAAACGACAAAATAA